A window from Desulfurispora thermophila DSM 16022 encodes these proteins:
- a CDS encoding PAS domain-containing protein, translating into MQLAVNRTEDFQENLKTVAISIAKKVEKQQDIKELKSQVGFVDSRLTDLYIVKADGTILDTTSASKQDQFISRLAKQAARLENNQVMFSGVHLDDAARLEVITLLVPLSGQDAFLAANFRLDQYKNEINQLFASKNYRIAVFDSAGNPLVWPFEGSGAEAWDAGQDIFYYDKVKYNVVTAEQRDNSWKVYFFFEPNNFELYRAITVMLLVFALYICLYELLVEFWGVNEAKTYFENIDFAIFNQIHEGVIIANNSGRIIFANEAAHQIFADRKSTLRNIRLKEVLGNNYDLPGDMEGTTTITINSRNKLFKAIHSPIIKNNKILGSLTVLRSDSKEADIFRQVLDKLMDVLPQGIIFVNRDHEVALANLMARCYLSNVSPGSSIEVVDRELADFIYKEIDARTTKRVELVTGLVCEVTPVYDDDGIYAGTLVVIPGEITAPLPKNI; encoded by the coding sequence ATGCAATTGGCCGTCAACAGAACCGAGGACTTTCAAGAAAACCTGAAGACAGTGGCCATCAGTATAGCAAAAAAAGTGGAAAAGCAGCAGGATATCAAGGAATTAAAAAGCCAGGTCGGTTTTGTCGATTCGCGCTTGACCGATCTGTATATTGTTAAGGCGGACGGAACCATCCTGGATACCACCTCTGCCAGCAAGCAGGACCAGTTTATCAGCAGGCTGGCAAAACAAGCCGCCCGGCTGGAGAACAACCAGGTCATGTTTTCCGGCGTGCACCTGGATGATGCAGCCAGGCTGGAAGTGATTACGCTGTTGGTTCCTCTGTCAGGGCAGGATGCTTTTTTAGCGGCAAACTTCCGTCTCGATCAGTATAAAAACGAAATTAATCAACTGTTTGCAAGTAAAAACTATCGCATTGCTGTTTTTGATTCCGCCGGCAACCCTTTGGTCTGGCCTTTTGAAGGGAGCGGAGCGGAGGCCTGGGATGCCGGGCAAGATATTTTTTATTACGACAAAGTAAAATATAATGTTGTGACCGCGGAGCAAAGGGACAACTCCTGGAAGGTGTATTTTTTCTTCGAGCCCAATAACTTTGAGTTGTACCGGGCCATAACAGTTATGTTACTGGTATTCGCCCTTTATATCTGTCTTTATGAGTTGCTGGTAGAATTCTGGGGGGTCAATGAGGCAAAAACGTACTTTGAAAATATTGACTTTGCTATTTTTAACCAGATTCATGAAGGGGTAATCATAGCAAATAATTCCGGGCGGATTATTTTTGCCAATGAAGCGGCCCATCAAATTTTTGCCGACCGAAAAAGCACGTTAAGAAACATCAGATTAAAAGAAGTTTTGGGAAACAACTATGATCTGCCGGGGGATATGGAAGGAACTACAACAATAACAATTAACTCCAGGAATAAGTTGTTTAAAGCCATCCACTCCCCCATCATTAAAAACAATAAGATACTGGGTTCGCTTACGGTGTTGAGAAGCGATAGCAAGGAGGCCGACATTTTCCGTCAAGTTCTGGATAAGTTAATGGATGTTTTGCCGCAAGGGATTATTTTTGTAAACCGGGATCATGAAGTGGCGCTGGCCAATTTAATGGCCAGGTGTTACCTGAGCAATGTTTCTCCCGGTAGCAGCATAGAAGTTGTGGATCGCGAACTGGCGGACTTCATTTATAAGGAGATAGATGCCAGGACCACGAAAAGGGTGGAACTGGTTACCGGTCTGGTCTGTGAGGTTACCCCGGTCTATGATGATGACGGAATCTATGCCGGCACCCTGGTTGTGATACCCGGTGAAATCACGGCGCCCTTACCGAAGAATATCTGA
- a CDS encoding YeiH family protein yields the protein MQHTRASFIFKTIPGILLMFAIALFTMGGQDIGIPWPGIEAYLRSNPLTQKILVDILRLNYILLSIIIGMLIGNLFTLPDWILAGVSTSRLFIKLGVILLGSLYSFTDVAQLGVTAILLVLTFIVLTLVFTLWLGKKTGMDPASAAVLAAGTAVCGISAIIATAPAVRARTTDVVFSIATILSFGVASIFLFPVVGNLLNLSAHQFGVWSGTGILSSGQVLAACLIYDPGTANHASVSLKTGEIYNLTRVLFLPFVVLALAVLNSRSARLPDEHITVHASLWSKFPVFVLGFLIMVFLTSLGLLGPTSPPSPELITIRKLYNWFFAIGLTGLGMQISFSELRRAGGKPLLVGSAAALFKAVLALIVVLLFVPEKP from the coding sequence ATGCAACATACCAGAGCCTCTTTTATTTTTAAGACCATCCCCGGCATCCTGTTGATGTTTGCTATAGCCCTTTTCACCATGGGGGGACAGGACATAGGCATCCCCTGGCCCGGTATAGAAGCCTATCTACGCTCCAACCCACTCACCCAAAAAATACTGGTAGACATCCTGCGCCTCAATTACATACTCCTGTCCATAATTATTGGTATGCTGATTGGCAACCTGTTTACGTTGCCCGACTGGATTTTGGCAGGAGTTTCCACTTCCCGGCTGTTCATCAAGCTGGGAGTGATCCTGTTGGGATCACTGTACAGTTTTACCGATGTAGCCCAGTTAGGTGTCACGGCAATTCTCCTGGTGCTGACATTTATTGTTTTGACACTGGTTTTTACTCTGTGGCTGGGTAAAAAGACCGGCATGGATCCGGCATCCGCCGCCGTGCTGGCAGCGGGTACAGCAGTGTGCGGCATTTCGGCCATTATCGCCACGGCTCCGGCCGTCAGAGCCAGGACCACCGATGTGGTTTTCTCCATTGCCACCATTCTATCCTTTGGTGTGGCTTCTATATTTCTATTCCCAGTAGTGGGCAACCTGTTAAACCTGAGCGCACATCAATTTGGCGTCTGGTCCGGAACCGGGATCCTAAGCTCGGGACAAGTCCTGGCCGCCTGCCTCATCTATGACCCCGGAACAGCCAACCATGCCTCGGTTAGTTTAAAAACCGGCGAAATCTATAATTTGACCAGGGTTTTATTTTTGCCTTTTGTGGTGTTGGCCCTGGCGGTCCTCAATAGTCGTTCTGCCCGGCTGCCGGACGAGCACATAACCGTACACGCCAGTTTGTGGAGCAAGTTCCCCGTCTTTGTGCTGGGCTTTCTAATAATGGTTTTTCTTACCTCCCTGGGCCTGCTGGGCCCAACCTCACCGCCCTCGCCCGAGTTGATCACCATACGCAAATTGTACAACTGGTTTTTTGCCATCGGCCTCACCGGGCTGGGTATGCAGATCTCTTTCTCCGAGTTGCGCAGAGCGGGAGGCAAACCTTTGCTGGTAGGATCGGCAGCTGCGCTGTTTAAAGCAGTGCTGGCACTTATTGTCGTGCTGCTTTTTGTTCCGGAAAAGCCATAA
- a CDS encoding glutamate-5-semialdehyde dehydrogenase, translating to MSMQELVERVKKASIQLATVGTDLKNRALTRIAESLEQNKPRIVAANREDLERSEREGLAAPLLKRLKFDEAKIDDVIAGIHSLIKLDDPVGKTLLATELDDGLELYKVTCPIGVIGVIFESRPDALVQISTLCLKSGNGVLLKGGSEARETNRVLAEVIIRAAEEAGIPAGWAALLETRAAVTEMLRMDRYIDLVIPRGSNEFVRYIMDNSRIPVMGHADGICHCYVDEDADLDMAVKVVVDSKTQYVAVCNATETLLVHEKIAQAFLPLLQAALQSKNVELRGCSKTRQYIAGVVPATEEDWKTEYLDYTLSIKVVSSLGEAIEHINTYGSGHTDSIITNDREKAARFMDGVDSGNVFWNCSTRFSDGFRYGFGAEVGISTSKIHARGPVGLDGLVIYKYKLVGHGHVVEDYARRVRTFKHRKLDKEFSL from the coding sequence ATGAGCATGCAAGAGCTGGTCGAAAGGGTGAAAAAGGCCTCCATTCAGCTGGCCACAGTGGGGACCGACCTGAAGAACCGGGCGCTGACCCGGATTGCTGAATCATTGGAACAAAACAAGCCCCGTATCGTGGCCGCCAACCGGGAGGACCTGGAGCGGAGCGAGCGGGAGGGGCTGGCGGCGCCTCTTTTGAAAAGGCTCAAATTCGACGAGGCCAAAATAGATGACGTTATTGCCGGAATTCATAGCCTGATTAAACTGGATGATCCAGTGGGCAAGACGCTGTTGGCTACTGAGTTGGACGATGGTCTGGAACTGTACAAGGTCACCTGTCCCATCGGCGTGATTGGGGTGATATTCGAGTCGCGTCCCGATGCCCTGGTGCAGATTTCCACGCTCTGTCTGAAAAGCGGCAACGGGGTGCTCTTGAAGGGTGGCTCGGAAGCCCGGGAGACCAACCGCGTTTTGGCCGAAGTGATCATCCGGGCGGCCGAGGAGGCCGGTATCCCCGCGGGTTGGGCGGCCCTGCTGGAAACCCGTGCCGCTGTGACCGAGATGCTGAGAATGGATCGCTATATAGACCTGGTTATACCACGGGGTTCCAATGAATTCGTCCGTTACATAATGGACAACTCCCGCATTCCCGTTATGGGGCACGCCGACGGTATCTGCCACTGCTATGTGGATGAGGACGCCGACCTGGACATGGCGGTGAAAGTGGTGGTGGACTCCAAAACCCAGTACGTCGCGGTCTGCAATGCCACCGAGACGCTGCTGGTGCATGAAAAGATAGCGCAGGCTTTTCTGCCCTTGTTGCAAGCTGCCTTACAAAGCAAAAATGTGGAACTGAGGGGTTGTTCAAAAACCAGACAGTATATTGCCGGGGTGGTACCCGCCACGGAAGAAGACTGGAAAACCGAGTACCTGGATTACACGCTTTCCATTAAAGTGGTTTCCAGTTTGGGCGAGGCCATCGAGCATATCAATACATACGGCTCGGGCCATACCGACAGCATTATAACCAATGACAGGGAAAAAGCCGCCCGTTTCATGGACGGCGTGGATTCGGGCAATGTTTTCTGGAACTGTTCCACCCGCTTTAGCGACGGCTTCCGTTACGGGTTCGGGGCCGAGGTGGGCATTAGCACCAGCAAAATTCACGCCCGGGGTCCCGTAGGGTTGGACGGGCTGGTGATCTACAAGTACAAACTGGTCGGCCACGGCCATGTGGTGGAGGATTACGCCAGGCGGGTGCGCACTTTTAAGCACCGGAAGCTGGATAAGGAATTTAGCCTGTAG
- a CDS encoding glycosyltransferase family 4 protein, giving the protein MGTVAFLSTYPPRECGLATFTCNLVKSFNRLNIQQRARVIAVSDSSYQYGTEVCLELEQHNPAGYPQTAARINALKPELLVIQHEYGIFGGESGEYLLSLLENLQIPLVTTVHTVLPNPSDKQRFILKQLGEKSSKVITMAANTIPLLTEVYEIPADKIAVIHHGVPVMAVEAREVLKEKHGLKDRQVVTTFGLLSPGKGIEHAISAIARVVKKHSDVIYLILGQTHPCVKRREGETYREKLLGLVAELGIAEHVRFVDKYLTEEEIINYLQMSDIYLTPYTGPNQAVSGTLAYAVGYGRVVISTPFSYAREMLAGGRGLLAEFNNPSSLADRINFVLEHPDKKAEMEQKTSQLGKTMTWPSVAGQYARLFRDILNHRYNREAMVV; this is encoded by the coding sequence ATGGGCACTGTAGCATTTTTAAGCACATATCCCCCCCGGGAATGTGGCCTGGCTACGTTCACCTGTAACCTGGTAAAATCATTTAACCGGCTGAACATTCAGCAACGCGCTCGCGTGATCGCAGTAAGCGACTCAAGCTACCAGTACGGTACGGAAGTGTGCCTGGAGCTGGAACAGCATAACCCCGCCGGTTACCCCCAAACAGCCGCCCGCATCAATGCTCTGAAACCTGAACTGCTGGTAATCCAACACGAGTACGGTATATTTGGTGGCGAAAGCGGCGAATATTTACTTTCTTTGCTGGAGAATCTGCAGATTCCCCTGGTTACCACCGTACACACAGTGCTGCCGAACCCATCGGACAAGCAGCGCTTCATACTGAAACAGCTGGGAGAAAAAAGCAGCAAAGTTATCACCATGGCCGCCAACACCATTCCTCTATTGACAGAGGTTTATGAAATACCGGCCGATAAAATTGCCGTTATTCACCACGGAGTACCGGTCATGGCTGTCGAGGCGCGAGAAGTGTTAAAAGAAAAGCATGGTTTGAAAGACCGGCAGGTGGTTACCACCTTTGGCCTGCTCAGCCCCGGCAAGGGAATTGAACATGCCATTTCAGCCATTGCCCGGGTGGTTAAGAAGCACTCAGATGTTATTTACCTGATCCTGGGGCAAACGCACCCCTGTGTCAAACGCCGGGAGGGTGAAACCTACCGGGAAAAGCTGCTCGGCCTTGTAGCAGAACTGGGCATTGCCGAACATGTCAGGTTTGTCGACAAATATTTAACAGAAGAAGAAATAATCAACTACTTGCAAATGTCGGACATCTATCTGACGCCTTACACAGGGCCCAACCAGGCCGTCAGCGGTACGCTGGCCTATGCTGTTGGCTATGGTAGGGTTGTGATCTCCACTCCATTCAGCTACGCCCGGGAAATGCTGGCCGGCGGTCGTGGCCTGCTGGCGGAATTCAACAACCCCTCCTCCCTGGCCGACCGGATCAATTTCGTGCTGGAGCACCCGGATAAAAAAGCGGAAATGGAGCAAAAAACCAGCCAGTTGGGGAAAACAATGACCTGGCCCAGTGTGGCCGGGCAATATGCCCGGTTGTTCCGGGATATCCTGAACCATCGCTACAACAGAGAGGCCATGGTGGTATAG
- a CDS encoding nucleotidyltransferase family protein — MKALFLAGGMGTRLRPLTDHLPKPMVPVMSLPLLERNILKLKKYGIDEVILSTCYKSHHIENHFGDGSRLGLKIHYLREEIPLGTGGAIKNAAPYITATTIIFNSDILCEIDFAAMLAWHRQKHAVATIAATRVDNPTLYGVLEYDSNGYVRSFKEKPAPHEITSHYINAGVYIVEPEMLAEIPSGRAVSVERETYPDLLQKGYKIAIFKSSSYWLDIGTPEKYLQAHKDILRGRYNISECDFTSEHIFTGRGARIHPAARIIPPVYIGENAEIGAFSTIGPEVVIGKQAFIGAGCTITGSIIWDKASIESGTRLADTIVAGHNRISCYRDYSNTAFNQESHRPIAI; from the coding sequence ATGAAAGCGCTTTTTCTGGCTGGAGGCATGGGAACTAGGCTCAGACCCCTCACCGACCACCTGCCCAAACCAATGGTCCCCGTCATGTCACTGCCTCTCCTGGAAAGGAACATACTCAAGCTGAAAAAATACGGTATTGATGAAGTAATCCTCAGCACCTGTTACAAGTCCCATCACATCGAAAACCATTTCGGAGACGGCAGCCGGCTGGGATTGAAAATCCATTACCTGCGGGAAGAAATCCCCCTGGGCACCGGCGGAGCCATAAAGAATGCCGCACCATACATCACCGCAACAACTATCATATTCAACTCCGACATCCTCTGCGAAATAGATTTTGCGGCGATGCTGGCCTGGCACCGGCAGAAGCATGCTGTGGCCACCATTGCCGCAACCCGGGTCGACAATCCGACCCTGTATGGCGTGCTTGAATATGATAGCAACGGCTATGTAAGGTCGTTTAAAGAAAAGCCCGCCCCGCACGAAATTACTTCGCACTACATCAACGCCGGCGTGTACATTGTTGAACCGGAAATGCTGGCAGAAATTCCTTCCGGGCGGGCGGTATCGGTGGAAAGGGAAACATATCCCGATTTGCTGCAAAAGGGTTATAAAATCGCCATTTTCAAATCAAGCTCTTACTGGCTGGATATTGGTACACCGGAAAAATACCTGCAGGCACACAAAGATATCCTGCGGGGACGGTACAACATCAGCGAATGCGATTTCACCAGCGAGCATATTTTTACCGGCCGGGGTGCCAGGATTCACCCTGCAGCCCGCATCATCCCACCCGTTTACATAGGGGAAAACGCCGAGATAGGCGCCTTCAGCACCATCGGACCGGAAGTAGTTATTGGTAAGCAGGCCTTTATTGGCGCAGGATGCACCATTACAGGCAGCATTATCTGGGACAAGGCCTCTATTGAGAGCGGTACCCGCCTGGCCGACACCATAGTCGCAGGCCACAATAGAATCAGCTGCTACCGGGATTACAGCAACACTGCGTTCAACCAAGAGTCCCACCGCCCCATTGCCATATAG
- a CDS encoding glycosidase, which translates to MSEIFHTRLQSGNNSYRELFKRHPSNPILTARDWPYPANSVFNPAVTMYEDKVLLLARVEDRRGFSHLTKAISQDGITGWQIDAQPTLAPEPEIYPEEAWGIEDPRITYIEELEQYAVTYTAYSHGGPLVSLALTKDFSTFEKLGPIMPPEDKDAALFPRRFGDKWVLIHRPIPASYGAAAHTGAHIWISQSTDLKYWGDHQILINARKGGWWDANKVGLSPPPLETPAGWLILYHGVRQTASGAIYRLGMALLDLENPFRVLRRSDEWVFGPTAPYEREGDVDDVVFPCGWLLDKTSGQVKMYYGAADTCIALATATLSDLLEYIKRCPEPKAEDYLM; encoded by the coding sequence ATGTCGGAGATTTTTCACACCAGACTGCAGAGCGGCAACAACTCCTACCGGGAACTCTTCAAAAGACATCCCTCCAACCCCATACTTACCGCCCGGGATTGGCCTTATCCGGCCAACTCGGTCTTCAACCCGGCAGTCACCATGTACGAAGACAAAGTGTTGCTACTGGCCCGGGTGGAAGACAGGCGGGGTTTTTCCCATCTGACCAAAGCCATCAGCCAGGACGGCATCACCGGCTGGCAGATAGATGCTCAGCCCACCCTGGCACCCGAGCCCGAAATCTATCCTGAAGAAGCCTGGGGCATTGAAGATCCCAGAATAACTTATATTGAGGAGCTGGAGCAATATGCCGTGACATATACGGCCTACTCCCACGGTGGTCCACTGGTTTCTCTGGCCTTGACCAAAGACTTTTCCACTTTTGAAAAGCTGGGCCCGATCATGCCCCCGGAAGACAAAGACGCCGCCCTGTTCCCACGCCGCTTCGGCGACAAATGGGTGCTGATTCACCGCCCCATCCCGGCCAGCTATGGGGCTGCAGCTCACACCGGGGCCCATATCTGGATCTCTCAATCCACCGATTTAAAATACTGGGGAGACCACCAGATCCTGATCAACGCTCGCAAAGGAGGCTGGTGGGATGCCAACAAGGTGGGGCTTTCGCCACCACCACTGGAAACACCGGCCGGATGGCTGATTTTGTACCACGGCGTCCGCCAAACGGCGTCCGGTGCTATTTACAGGCTGGGCATGGCCCTCCTGGACCTGGAAAATCCGTTTCGGGTTCTGAGGAGGAGCGACGAGTGGGTTTTCGGCCCCACCGCACCTTATGAAAGGGAAGGGGACGTGGACGATGTCGTCTTTCCCTGCGGCTGGCTCCTGGATAAAACCAGCGGGCAAGTAAAAATGTATTACGGTGCCGCCGACACCTGCATTGCATTGGCCACAGCCACGCTGAGCGACCTGCTGGAGTACATCAAAAGATGTCCCGAACCCAAAGCGGAAGACTATCTGATGTAA
- a CDS encoding Crp/Fnr family transcriptional regulator, whose protein sequence is MPPIPPLANCPLFRGIQPGELQAMLACLQPVQRTYQKNQLVTRAGEKFTGIGVVLSGHLTVTRESMGGQRIIITALEAGDLFGEIIAFAGEQTWPATVIAQESCRVLFLPPDKIVGNCEKQCTFHRLLIKNMLSIVSSRALMLSRKVEYLSLRSIRGRIAAFLLEQSQKAGRTTFMLPFSRHEMADFLNVARPSLSREMGRLRDEGIIDFHRSSIRILDVQALQKILE, encoded by the coding sequence TTGCCCCCCATACCTCCTCTTGCCAACTGTCCACTTTTTCGCGGCATCCAGCCCGGCGAACTGCAGGCCATGCTGGCCTGCCTGCAACCGGTGCAGCGCACATACCAGAAAAACCAGCTGGTCACGCGGGCCGGGGAGAAGTTCACCGGCATTGGCGTAGTGCTGTCCGGCCATTTAACAGTAACCCGGGAAAGCATGGGCGGCCAGCGGATAATTATCACCGCTCTGGAAGCGGGTGACCTGTTCGGCGAGATCATCGCCTTTGCCGGGGAGCAGACCTGGCCGGCCACGGTGATTGCCCAGGAAAGCTGCCGGGTACTCTTCCTGCCCCCCGACAAAATTGTTGGCAATTGCGAAAAACAGTGTACATTCCATCGTCTGCTGATCAAGAACATGCTCAGTATTGTTTCCAGCCGCGCCCTGATGCTCAGCCGCAAGGTGGAATATCTGAGCCTGAGAAGCATCCGCGGCCGGATCGCCGCCTTTTTACTGGAACAATCGCAAAAAGCGGGGCGGACAACCTTCATGTTACCCTTCAGCCGCCACGAAATGGCCGACTTCTTAAATGTGGCCCGCCCTTCTCTCTCGCGGGAAATGGGCCGCTTGCGCGATGAGGGGATTATAGATTTTCACCGCTCCAGCATCCGTATCCTGGATGTGCAGGCACTGCAAAAAATCCTGGAATGA
- a CDS encoding 4Fe-4S binding protein, which translates to MLRKIIRIDEEKCNGCGLCVNACHEGALQLVDGKARLVAESYCDGLGACLPECPTGALVLEEREAEPFDEEAVQKHMQSKAAPAPAPVPEKLACGCPGTHARVIERKTTASRPAVGQTSPAAAESQLRQWPCQIKLVPVNAPYFHNAHLLVAADCTAYAYAGIHNDFMRNKVTIIGCPKLDNVDYTEKLTEIIKLNEIKSVTVLRMEVPCCGGMVNAVKQALQRSGKMIPWRVVTISTSGEILEE; encoded by the coding sequence ATGCTGCGCAAAATTATCCGCATTGATGAGGAAAAGTGCAACGGCTGCGGTCTTTGTGTAAATGCCTGTCACGAAGGTGCGCTGCAACTGGTGGACGGCAAAGCCAGGCTGGTGGCCGAGTCATACTGCGATGGTCTGGGAGCCTGCCTGCCCGAGTGCCCGACGGGCGCTCTGGTGCTGGAAGAGAGGGAAGCGGAGCCCTTTGATGAAGAGGCCGTGCAAAAGCACATGCAGTCCAAGGCTGCACCTGCTCCCGCGCCGGTGCCGGAAAAACTGGCCTGTGGCTGCCCGGGAACGCACGCCCGGGTCATTGAAAGAAAAACCACTGCCAGCCGTCCGGCTGTTGGGCAAACCAGCCCGGCGGCAGCCGAGTCGCAGCTGCGGCAGTGGCCCTGCCAGATCAAGCTGGTGCCGGTAAATGCGCCCTACTTCCACAATGCCCACCTGCTGGTGGCCGCTGATTGCACTGCCTATGCCTACGCAGGTATACACAACGATTTCATGCGCAACAAGGTAACCATCATTGGTTGTCCCAAACTGGACAATGTTGATTACACGGAAAAATTGACGGAAATTATCAAGCTGAATGAAATCAAGAGTGTGACCGTGCTGCGCATGGAAGTGCCCTGCTGCGGCGGGATGGTCAATGCCGTTAAGCAGGCCTTGCAAAGGAGCGGCAAAATGATCCCCTGGCGGGTGGTGACCATCAGCACGTCCGGTGAAATTCTGGAAGAATAG
- a CDS encoding CHASE4 domain-containing protein, whose translation MKLRLKTALLIGLVIFCVISTFYLFSHLILLTSFAKLEETYVQQNLLRAVNALDNEISFINSTAGDYAGWDKTYEFIQNPNPQYIKTDIAASAFVQLRINYMLFYNSTGRLVFARGVDIKSGREIPPPASLINHLAQNPFLLQHDSPRSSKKALLLLPEGPLLLASRPIVTSEFKGPVRGTLLMARWLDAPKVNELAEKTRLSLNINTLADFSRSPQEPAVQEHLAAGQSLFSQPLSEHELAGYAVLKDIYNHPVLLLQVLMPRGIYQQGKQTLAYFLLGLLALGLAFYLLAMLFLEKIILSRLTGLSTAVNSIGLTGDLTTRVKAPGKDEISDLADKINEMLAALELSRNKLRASNEQYRYLSMYDTLTGLCNRACFNQEMQRLEKEQCIPLGLIVCDVNNLKTVNDSLGHDAGDKLLQTIAGIISNTFSSWPGCIISRLGGDEFAVLLPGADRVAVQAAIRQLEENVATHNNTSSELPLSISCGFAVRHDSTRRLTDIYKEADDMMYRQKLRQKQNATCAIFQAVNRALEEKDFLRHGHAERLQEMLIKMAAAIGLPNHIFDNLRLLARYHDIGKVGVPDSILFKPGPLVGSELAEMQRHCEIGYRIAQAIPELTPIADWILKHHEWWNGQGYPLGLKEEEIPLPCRMLAIADAYDAMTNPRPYRPAMPPQRAAAELQRCAGTQFDPELVRVFINTILPEFHRTC comes from the coding sequence ATGAAATTAAGGCTGAAGACCGCCCTCTTGATAGGGCTGGTTATTTTTTGTGTCATTTCTACATTTTACCTATTTTCCCATCTAATCCTGCTGACCAGCTTTGCCAAGCTGGAAGAAACTTATGTGCAACAGAACCTGCTGCGGGCGGTAAACGCTCTGGATAACGAGATATCTTTCATTAATAGCACAGCCGGCGACTATGCAGGCTGGGATAAAACATACGAATTTATTCAAAACCCCAACCCTCAATATATCAAGACCGATATTGCTGCCAGTGCGTTTGTACAGTTGCGGATAAATTATATGCTGTTTTACAATAGCACGGGCAGGCTGGTCTTTGCCCGCGGGGTGGATATCAAAAGCGGCCGGGAGATTCCCCCACCGGCCAGCCTGATCAACCACCTGGCACAAAACCCGTTTTTGCTCCAGCACGATTCGCCCCGGAGCAGCAAAAAAGCTTTGCTACTACTGCCGGAGGGGCCCTTGCTGCTGGCTTCCCGCCCCATTGTCACCAGTGAATTTAAGGGACCCGTACGCGGCACTCTGCTGATGGCCCGCTGGCTGGACGCCCCCAAGGTAAATGAACTGGCGGAAAAAACCCGCCTCTCGCTTAACATAAACACACTGGCAGATTTCAGCCGCTCCCCCCAAGAACCAGCCGTACAAGAACACCTGGCCGCCGGACAGTCTTTATTCAGCCAACCGTTAAGCGAGCATGAACTGGCCGGCTATGCTGTGCTTAAAGACATTTACAACCACCCGGTTCTCCTGCTACAGGTGCTAATGCCCCGGGGGATTTACCAGCAGGGCAAACAAACGCTGGCCTATTTTCTGCTGGGTTTGCTGGCCCTGGGCCTGGCATTTTACCTGCTGGCAATGCTCTTTCTGGAAAAAATCATCCTCTCCCGTCTGACCGGTTTGAGCACGGCAGTAAACAGCATCGGCCTGACCGGCGATCTCACCACCCGCGTCAAAGCACCGGGTAAAGATGAAATCAGCGATCTGGCCGACAAGATCAACGAAATGCTGGCGGCACTGGAGCTTTCCCGCAACAAGCTGCGCGCCAGCAACGAACAATATCGCTACCTGAGCATGTACGACACTCTTACCGGGCTTTGCAATCGCGCCTGTTTCAACCAGGAAATGCAGCGACTGGAAAAAGAACAGTGCATTCCGCTGGGCCTGATAGTGTGTGATGTTAACAATTTAAAAACAGTCAACGACAGTTTGGGTCACGATGCCGGCGATAAACTTCTCCAAACCATTGCCGGCATTATCAGCAACACTTTTTCCTCCTGGCCCGGCTGTATCATCTCCCGTTTGGGCGGCGATGAGTTTGCTGTTCTCCTGCCGGGGGCGGATCGGGTGGCAGTACAGGCTGCAATACGTCAGCTGGAAGAAAATGTGGCCACACATAACAACACCAGCAGCGAGTTGCCCCTGAGCATCTCGTGCGGCTTTGCCGTACGCCACGACTCGACCAGGCGGCTGACCGACATTTACAAAGAAGCCGACGATATGATGTACCGGCAAAAACTGCGCCAGAAGCAAAATGCCACCTGTGCAATTTTCCAGGCCGTCAACCGGGCATTGGAAGAAAAAGACTTTCTCAGACACGGGCACGCCGAGCGCCTGCAGGAGATGCTGATTAAAATGGCTGCAGCAATAGGTTTGCCCAACCACATATTTGACAACCTGCGGCTGCTGGCCCGCTACCACGATATTGGCAAGGTGGGGGTGCCGGACAGCATCCTCTTTAAGCCGGGACCGCTGGTGGGCTCGGAACTGGCCGAAATGCAGCGGCATTGCGAAATCGGCTACCGCATCGCCCAGGCCATACCCGAACTGACACCAATAGCCGATTGGATTTTAAAACACCACGAATGGTGGAACGGGCAGGGCTATCCCCTGGGGTTAAAGGAAGAGGAAATTCCCCTGCCCTGCCGCATGCTGGCCATTGCCGACGCCTATGACGCCATGACCAACCCCCGCCCCTACCGCCCGGCTATGCCACCCCAACGCGCAGCGGCCGAGTTGCAGCGCTGCGCCGGGACACAGTTCGACCCCGAGCTGGTACGGGTTTTTATCAATACTATTCTTCCAGAATTTCACCGGACGTGCTGA